In one Heteronotia binoei isolate CCM8104 ecotype False Entrance Well chromosome 1, APGP_CSIRO_Hbin_v1, whole genome shotgun sequence genomic region, the following are encoded:
- the SPATC1L gene encoding speriolin-like protein, which produces MAQSSKKNGRVVGEIAFQLDRRILAHVFPGVTRLYGFTVSNIPEKIKQVSMNCLGGSVDEKKFRAMTQRYLDLITHLEKMGYNIDVHPVFSEFLINTYGILKQRPDLNSSPIHNSPAELRKMVIDTVPPRFLGDTLLLLNCLCELSKDDNKSLFAW; this is translated from the exons ATGGCTCAAAGCAGCAAGAAAAACGGGCGTGTCGTGGGAGAGATTGCCTTCCAGTTGGATAGGCGCATCCTGGCTCATGTGTTTCCTGGTGTCACACGCCTCTATGGATTCACAGTGTCCAACATTCCAGAGAAGATCAAGCAG GTCTCTATGAATTGCCTGGGTGGTTCTGTGGATGAGAAAAAGTTTCGAGCCATGACCCAGCGCTATTTAGACCTGATCACTCACCTGGAAAAGATGGGCTACAACATTGATGTCCACCCAGTCTTCAGTGAGTTTCTCATCAATACCTACGGCATTCTGAAGCAAAGGCCGGATTTGAATTCTAGCCCAATACACAACAGTCCTGCTGAACTCCGGAAGATGGTAATTGATACGGTGCCACCCAGGTTCCTTGGTGATACCTTGCTTCTTTTAAACTGTTTGTGCGAACTTTCCAAAGACGACAACAAGAGCCTCTTCGCCTGGTAA